One window from the genome of Pedobacter schmidteae encodes:
- a CDS encoding 2-phosphosulfolactate phosphatase — translation MRHQKSIEVCLTPALLNLYDTTASVVVVIDILRATSSMVYGIDNGATAIIPVAQVEDCLAYADKGFLLAAERNGEVVEGYDFGNSPFSYSSDKVKGKTVVLTTTNGTKALHMAREQAQQVVIGSFLNLKALCNWLKVQERNVLLLCAGWKDKFNLEDTLFAGAVVNELRKDFTHFDDSCVAAEDLYLLAKDNLRAYLHKSSHSHRLAELNIEEDVQFCLQLNLCEAIPVLKGEALVALEA, via the coding sequence ATGCGTCATCAAAAAAGTATAGAAGTTTGTTTAACACCCGCATTATTAAATTTATACGATACCACGGCCAGTGTGGTTGTTGTTATTGATATTTTAAGAGCAACATCTTCTATGGTGTACGGCATTGACAATGGGGCGACAGCCATCATACCTGTAGCGCAGGTAGAGGATTGTTTGGCCTATGCAGATAAAGGGTTTTTATTGGCCGCAGAGCGAAATGGAGAAGTTGTTGAAGGCTATGACTTTGGCAATTCTCCATTTTCTTATAGCAGTGATAAAGTGAAAGGAAAAACTGTAGTGCTTACCACCACCAATGGAACAAAGGCACTTCATATGGCACGTGAACAAGCCCAGCAGGTGGTAATTGGTTCTTTCCTTAATTTAAAAGCTTTGTGCAACTGGCTTAAAGTGCAGGAAAGAAATGTGTTGTTGCTTTGTGCTGGTTGGAAGGATAAATTTAATCTGGAAGATACCTTGTTTGCAGGTGCAGTGGTAAATGAACTGCGCAAAGATTTTACCCATTTTGATGATTCCTGTGTGGCTGCTGAAGACTTGTACTTGTTGGCAAAGGACAATCTGAGAGCTTATCTGCATAAATCCTCACACAGCCATCGTTTGGCCGAACTGAACATTGAAGAGGATGTGCAGTTTTGTTTACAGCTTAATCTTTGTGAGGCTATTCCGGTACTGAAGGGCGAAGCTTTGGTTGCTTTAGAGGCTTAG
- the serS gene encoding serine--tRNA ligase yields MLQVNYIRENRDKVLAGLNLRNFKQPELVDEIIKTDEERRQSQTSLDQLSAIANSSAKQIGELMRNGKKDEAEALKAQTTANKEQIKNLSDELSAAEEKLHGLIVQLPNLPYHLVKAGSTPEENEVVFEHGSPAEMSAAALPHWELTSKYDIIDFELGTKIAGAGFPVYKGKGARLQRALINFFLDQSTAAGYREMQVPHVVNEASGFGTGQLPDKEGQMYHVGVDNLYLIPTAEVPVTNLYRDVIVKEEELPIKNTGYTPCFRREAGSYGAHVRGLNRLHQFDKVEIVQVVHPEQSYQILEEMSGYVQSLLQKLGLHYRVLRLCAGDMGFTAAMTYDMEVWSAAQQRWLEVSSVSNFETYQSNRLKLRFKGASGKTQLAHTLNGSALALPRIVAAILENNQTDKGIKIPEVLVPYTGFEYID; encoded by the coding sequence ATGTTGCAAGTTAACTATATCCGCGAAAACAGAGACAAAGTTTTAGCAGGTTTAAACCTGAGAAACTTTAAGCAACCTGAACTGGTTGATGAGATTATTAAAACTGATGAAGAAAGAAGACAATCACAAACTTCATTAGACCAACTCTCTGCTATCGCAAACTCGAGCGCAAAACAAATCGGTGAATTGATGCGTAACGGTAAAAAGGATGAAGCTGAAGCATTAAAAGCACAAACTACGGCTAATAAGGAGCAGATTAAAAACTTGTCTGATGAACTTAGTGCGGCCGAAGAGAAATTACATGGCCTGATTGTTCAATTGCCTAACCTTCCTTATCATTTGGTTAAAGCGGGCAGTACACCTGAAGAAAATGAGGTAGTTTTTGAGCATGGAAGTCCGGCCGAAATGAGCGCTGCAGCATTGCCACATTGGGAACTGACTTCCAAATACGATATTATAGACTTTGAACTGGGGACTAAAATCGCCGGGGCTGGATTTCCAGTTTATAAAGGTAAAGGTGCACGTTTACAGCGTGCGCTAATCAATTTCTTTTTAGATCAGTCAACTGCTGCCGGTTACCGCGAAATGCAGGTGCCACATGTTGTGAACGAAGCTTCTGGCTTTGGCACAGGCCAATTGCCGGACAAAGAGGGGCAAATGTATCATGTAGGTGTTGACAATCTTTATCTCATTCCTACAGCAGAGGTACCTGTTACCAATCTTTACAGGGATGTGATTGTAAAAGAAGAAGAGCTGCCGATTAAAAATACCGGTTATACGCCTTGTTTTCGCCGCGAAGCAGGCTCTTATGGTGCTCATGTACGTGGTTTAAATAGGTTGCATCAATTTGATAAGGTGGAGATTGTACAGGTTGTTCATCCGGAGCAGTCTTATCAGATATTGGAAGAAATGAGTGGCTATGTGCAAAGTTTGCTGCAAAAGCTAGGTTTACATTACCGCGTGTTGCGCCTATGTGCAGGAGATATGGGCTTTACCGCTGCCATGACTTACGATATGGAGGTATGGAGTGCTGCTCAACAACGTTGGTTGGAGGTATCTTCCGTATCTAACTTTGAAACTTATCAGAGCAATCGGTTAAAATTAAGATTTAAAGGAGCAAGTGGTAAAACCCAATTGGCGCATACGCTAAATGGAAGTGCTCTGGCATTGCCACGTATTGTAGCTGCTATTTTAGAAAACAACCAGACCGACAAAGGAATTAAAATACCAGAGGTTTTGGTGCCTTATACTGGTTTTGAATATATAGATTAA
- a CDS encoding NAD+ synthase, whose product MKIALAQLNYHIGNFEYNTNKIIEHIELAKAQGADLVVFAELAICGYPPRDFLEFDEFIELCEKAAQQIAAHCKGIACIVGLPVKNEVLAGKDLYNAAYFIEDGRLKRVVKKALLPNYDVFDEYRYFEPAKNFECVDFKGIKIAVTICEDLWNINNNPLYVSSPMDELARQKPKLMINIAASPFSYMHDEERVVVLSDNAKQYNLPLLYVNQVGAQTEIIFDGGSLAFDAKGNLIDEMPYFKEALRIYEFEDNVIQGYQPVAHQAVPDIEQIYEALVLGIKDYFSKSGFSKAVLGLSGGIDSAIVCALACRALGPENVMAVLMPSKYSSDHSIQDALDLVKNIGCQHEIIPIKEAADAFDEMMAPAFKGLPFNLTEENIQARCRGIIVMAMSNKFGYILLNTSNKSECAVGYGTLYGDMCGAIGVIGDVYKTQVYQLAHYINKDGIVIPENSIVKPPSAELRPGQKDSDSLPDYDVLDKILFQYIELKQSSSAIIAQGHDGALVRRIIKMVNTAEFKRYQTPPILRVSPKAFGMGRRMPIVGKYLS is encoded by the coding sequence ATGAAAATCGCGTTAGCACAACTCAATTATCACATCGGTAATTTTGAATATAATACCAACAAGATTATCGAGCACATTGAACTGGCCAAAGCACAGGGCGCTGATCTTGTTGTATTTGCCGAGCTGGCTATTTGTGGTTATCCGCCGCGTGATTTTTTGGAATTTGATGAATTTATTGAGCTTTGTGAAAAAGCAGCGCAGCAAATTGCAGCCCATTGTAAGGGCATAGCCTGTATTGTAGGGCTACCCGTAAAAAATGAAGTGCTTGCAGGAAAAGACCTGTATAATGCAGCTTATTTTATTGAAGATGGCCGTTTAAAAAGAGTGGTTAAAAAAGCATTGTTGCCCAATTATGACGTATTTGATGAGTACCGCTATTTTGAACCCGCCAAAAACTTTGAATGTGTAGATTTTAAAGGGATAAAAATTGCAGTTACTATTTGCGAGGACCTCTGGAATATCAATAACAATCCACTGTATGTTTCTTCTCCTATGGATGAGTTGGCTAGGCAAAAGCCCAAGCTGATGATCAATATTGCCGCATCGCCATTCTCCTATATGCATGATGAGGAGCGGGTGGTGGTTTTATCTGACAATGCCAAACAGTACAACCTGCCTTTGTTATATGTAAATCAGGTTGGTGCGCAAACTGAAATCATTTTTGACGGGGGCTCGCTGGCCTTTGATGCTAAAGGAAACCTGATTGATGAGATGCCTTATTTTAAAGAGGCTTTGCGAATCTATGAATTTGAAGACAATGTTATCCAGGGATACCAACCTGTAGCCCATCAGGCTGTGCCTGATATCGAGCAAATTTATGAGGCTTTGGTATTGGGTATTAAAGATTATTTCAGCAAATCGGGTTTTAGCAAAGCTGTATTGGGCTTGTCGGGAGGAATTGACTCTGCGATTGTCTGTGCACTGGCTTGCCGTGCACTGGGACCGGAAAATGTAATGGCGGTATTGATGCCTTCTAAGTATTCTTCCGATCACTCTATTCAGGATGCATTGGACCTGGTCAAAAATATAGGCTGTCAGCATGAAATTATTCCGATCAAAGAGGCTGCTGATGCATTTGATGAGATGATGGCGCCTGCTTTTAAAGGGCTGCCTTTTAATTTAACCGAGGAAAATATACAGGCACGCTGCCGGGGCATTATTGTGATGGCGATGTCTAACAAGTTTGGTTATATTTTATTAAATACCTCTAATAAAAGCGAATGTGCGGTAGGATATGGTACTTTGTATGGCGATATGTGTGGAGCTATAGGTGTTATTGGTGATGTGTACAAAACCCAGGTTTATCAGCTGGCCCATTACATCAATAAAGATGGTATCGTTATTCCGGAGAATTCCATTGTTAAACCGCCATCTGCCGAGCTACGGCCAGGTCAAAAGGATTCTGATTCCTTGCCAGACTATGATGTGCTGGATAAAATATTATTCCAGTACATAGAATTGAAGCAAAGCTCTTCGGCTATCATTGCTCAAGGGCATGACGGGGCTTTGGTAAGGCGCATCATCAAAATGGTAAATACCGCCGAATTTAAACGTTATCAAACGCCACCAATCCTTCGTGTTTCGCCAAAGGCATTTGGCATGGGGCGCAGAATGCCTATTGTTGGGAAATACCTTTCTTAA
- a CDS encoding porin family protein has translation MKTTFIGLVLIFISTQLFAQQALSSYGFRLGLTAHPTIGWIKPETGKTNSVALGFSYGLLADFNFAENYTFATGLTITTINGKSSEVNVPPYYDGAGGQTVYDLKYKLQYIEIPLTLKLKTDKMGEVKWYGQFGLSNGFNIGAKQSAETGGKTIVDNQAISKQINFYRAGLILGAGGEFDIADHTSIAAGLTFNNGFTDIASDQNRKVRNHYIGLNLGLFF, from the coding sequence ATGAAAACAACATTTATAGGTTTAGTACTCATATTTATAAGCACACAGCTTTTTGCTCAGCAGGCCCTTTCTTCCTACGGTTTTAGACTAGGGCTAACTGCACATCCTACCATTGGTTGGATAAAGCCCGAAACCGGAAAGACGAATAGTGTTGCCTTAGGTTTTTCGTACGGTTTGTTGGCTGATTTTAATTTTGCCGAGAACTATACCTTTGCAACCGGCTTAACGATTACTACTATTAATGGTAAAAGTTCGGAAGTTAATGTGCCACCTTATTACGATGGGGCTGGCGGACAAACAGTATACGACCTGAAGTATAAACTTCAATATATTGAGATTCCATTGACTTTGAAACTGAAGACAGATAAAATGGGCGAGGTAAAGTGGTACGGGCAATTTGGTTTGTCCAATGGATTTAACATCGGCGCTAAGCAGTCTGCCGAAACCGGAGGTAAAACAATCGTCGATAATCAGGCCATCTCCAAACAGATTAACTTTTACAGAGCTGGACTGATACTAGGTGCCGGTGGCGAGTTTGATATTGCCGATCATACCAGTATAGCTGCCGGGTTGACTTTTAATAATGGTTTTACCGATATCGCAAGCGATCAAAACCGTAAAGTTCGAAATCACTATATTGGCCTTAACCTGGGGCTCTTCTTTTAA
- a CDS encoding patatin-like phospholipase family protein has protein sequence MARVGIVLSGGGIRGIAHLGVLKAFINAGIQFSHISGTSAGSIAGAFYAAGIDPEEGLNIFMKTKLLRFVRPAIGALGLINIEHTADLLKSYFPDDKIEQLKIPLTIAATNFSEGKLVYFNKGPLIRAIQASSCIPGIFQPIMIDGQMYVDGGILNNFPVEPLLKDCDFIIGSSCNHLNPVDKITKITALVTRAGIMSINKDMEEKATFCNIMVEPKGMGSINTFDMAKAETIYWLAYEETLKTIKNNEQLSELSL, from the coding sequence ATGGCCAGAGTTGGAATCGTACTGTCGGGAGGTGGCATACGCGGAATAGCACATTTAGGCGTTTTAAAAGCTTTCATAAATGCCGGTATACAATTTAGTCACATCAGCGGTACAAGTGCCGGATCGATAGCCGGGGCATTTTATGCCGCGGGGATAGACCCCGAAGAAGGATTAAATATCTTTATGAAAACTAAACTGCTACGCTTTGTAAGGCCAGCAATAGGTGCACTGGGACTAATCAATATTGAACATACTGCCGATTTGCTAAAATCTTATTTCCCCGATGACAAAATTGAGCAGCTCAAAATTCCACTCACCATTGCTGCTACTAATTTTAGTGAAGGCAAACTGGTGTACTTTAACAAAGGCCCGCTGATTAGGGCAATTCAGGCTTCAAGCTGTATACCGGGAATTTTTCAGCCGATTATGATTGATGGGCAAATGTATGTTGACGGAGGAATATTGAATAACTTCCCTGTAGAGCCATTACTTAAAGACTGCGATTTTATCATTGGCTCCTCCTGTAACCATTTAAATCCGGTTGATAAGATCACTAAAATCACAGCCTTGGTAACCCGGGCGGGAATCATGTCCATCAACAAAGATATGGAAGAAAAAGCTACCTTTTGCAACATTATGGTTGAGCCCAAAGGGATGGGCAGCATCAATACTTTTGATATGGCCAAGGCCGAAACTATTTACTGGCTGGCCTACGAAGAAACACTAAAGACAATTAAAAACAACGAACAATTAAGCGAACTAAGCCTCTAA
- a CDS encoding SIMPL domain-containing protein, with product MKKLLSLAIVALFSVSAMAQQVDLRKKINVSGSAETEITPDIIYISISLKEYLKDGNSKKKVDITTLENELFNAVQKAGLDKENLTINNLSSYTAAAEKKKNPDYLAGKQYRLKVSDLNKWNNIIGSIDPKGVAYTNVDSYDYSKIESLKKELKIKALLAAKEKATYLVQALGDKLGSAIDIQEINNESFPQPMYRANVMMMKAESADMAGGGAPEIDFKKIKLNYQMNVVFEIKGF from the coding sequence ATGAAAAAGTTATTAAGCCTTGCTATTGTTGCCCTGTTTAGTGTTAGCGCAATGGCTCAACAAGTAGATTTACGCAAGAAGATCAATGTTAGCGGATCAGCTGAGACCGAAATTACCCCCGATATTATTTACATCAGCATTTCATTAAAGGAATACCTTAAAGATGGCAACAGCAAGAAAAAAGTTGACATCACTACCCTGGAAAATGAACTGTTTAATGCAGTACAAAAAGCCGGACTGGATAAAGAAAACTTAACCATCAATAACCTTTCCAGCTATACTGCAGCTGCCGAGAAAAAGAAAAACCCTGACTACCTTGCCGGTAAACAATACCGCTTAAAAGTATCAGACCTGAATAAATGGAATAACATTATTGGTAGTATCGATCCTAAGGGAGTAGCTTATACCAATGTAGACAGCTATGACTATTCGAAAATTGAAAGCTTAAAAAAAGAACTTAAAATTAAAGCTCTATTAGCAGCAAAAGAAAAAGCTACCTATCTGGTTCAGGCCTTAGGCGACAAACTGGGAAGTGCCATAGACATCCAGGAAATCAATAATGAATCTTTTCCTCAGCCAATGTACCGTGCAAACGTGATGATGATGAAAGCCGAGAGTGCTGACATGGCTGGTGGTGGAGCTCCTGAAATTGATTTCAAAAAGATAAAATTAAACTATCAGATGAACGTAGTATTTGAAATCAAAGGATTTTAA
- the gldB gene encoding gliding motility lipoprotein GldB, with the protein MNYYNVKFRQSYLFFLFIITFLSCKQGTKPDVSTIQLDVKIERFDQDLYQARAANLKQTDVLLQKKYGAFYDDYIHRMVGNYNYSNEQILSTLFKDRAYEDLNKEKDSVFTNLAPIEKDLTQTFKYIKYYYPKIRVPRFIAFISGFAVQTPIGNDYMGIGLDMFLGKNSKFYPAIVESVPLYLSKRFSAPYIVPRITETYAREELFAEKDDDRTLLAKMVHNGKILYFMDQVLADEVPDSVKIGYTTKQLEWCKTFQGDIWGYYLENNLLFETDFQKIQVFLSEGPFTPGLGERNESAPKLGVWIGWQIVRKYMQENKSVTLQQLMAEKDPQKILQASKYKPK; encoded by the coding sequence ATGAACTACTATAACGTAAAATTCCGTCAAAGCTATCTATTTTTTCTGTTTATAATAACTTTTCTTTCATGCAAGCAAGGTACTAAACCTGATGTAAGTACTATTCAATTGGATGTAAAAATTGAGCGATTTGACCAGGACCTTTATCAGGCGCGAGCCGCCAACCTTAAACAAACAGATGTATTGCTGCAAAAAAAATATGGGGCATTTTATGACGATTACATACACCGCATGGTGGGCAACTATAACTATAGTAACGAACAAATCTTGTCGACACTTTTTAAAGACCGCGCGTACGAAGATTTGAACAAAGAAAAAGACAGCGTGTTTACGAACCTGGCGCCGATTGAAAAAGACCTAACCCAGACTTTTAAGTACATTAAATACTATTACCCAAAAATACGGGTACCCCGTTTTATTGCATTCATTTCTGGCTTTGCAGTTCAAACGCCCATAGGCAACGATTACATGGGCATTGGCCTGGATATGTTTTTAGGGAAAAACAGTAAATTTTATCCGGCAATTGTGGAAAGCGTACCACTTTATTTATCCAAAAGATTTAGTGCCCCATACATCGTTCCACGAATTACAGAGACCTATGCCAGGGAAGAACTTTTTGCGGAAAAGGATGATGACAGAACCCTGTTGGCCAAAATGGTACACAATGGTAAGATCCTTTATTTTATGGATCAGGTATTGGCTGATGAGGTACCCGATTCTGTTAAAATTGGCTATACCACAAAACAATTGGAATGGTGTAAAACATTTCAGGGCGACATATGGGGATATTACCTGGAGAACAATTTACTTTTCGAAACCGATTTCCAGAAAATACAGGTATTTTTAAGTGAGGGGCCATTTACCCCGGGCTTGGGTGAAAGAAATGAGTCAGCCCCAAAATTGGGCGTATGGATTGGCTGGCAAATTGTTAGAAAATATATGCAGGAAAATAAATCCGTTACACTGCAGCAGCTGATGGCCGAAAAAGATCCTCAAAAAATATTGCAGGCCTCAAAATATAAACCCAAATGA
- the lnt gene encoding apolipoprotein N-acyltransferase: MNFKNTVGLALLSAFLMWLAWPPIPYTTPLLLVGLVPLLIALDHIIRKKEGKTGKQVFLTAVLTFLVWNTASIYWVYNAISAVNNPVVSAVVSLIPFGLGALLMTFAFWLYYRLQKLVNKKIAYAGLISFYVAMEYLHQSWDLSFPWMTLGNGLAGMHQLAQWYEYTGVYGGSVWILLSNILAFEAYKYYKSDAKGYIKWRPSLMWALFIVLPAALSITKYSQYKEKTIPVNVVTVQPNIDPYQKFGSLSAADQLNTLTRLSDSVAQPNTEYFIWPETAIPNYADEDRIRNNSEFNIVQQFLSKYKNGTVITGIESVKWYNDKQTVSAKKYEDGRFYDSFNSAMQVENSSNVQFYHKSKLVPGVEKMPFPALFSILGPIFEGFGGSSGGWGWQDKPGVFYAYSGVGVAPVICYESLWGEWIGEAVKNGAQFIAIITNDGWWGNTSGKDQHLLYARLRAIETRRYVVRSANTGISCFINQKGDVIKQAGWWTRTALKADINLNDELTLYVKTGDILAKLLSACAVLLALIIPYKKWFKKAA; the protein is encoded by the coding sequence ATGAACTTCAAAAATACTGTAGGCCTGGCCCTGTTAAGTGCATTTTTAATGTGGCTGGCCTGGCCGCCTATCCCTTATACCACCCCACTGTTACTGGTGGGTTTGGTGCCATTACTAATTGCCCTGGATCATATTATTCGAAAAAAAGAAGGCAAAACAGGCAAGCAAGTATTCCTTACCGCAGTGCTAACCTTTTTGGTTTGGAATACAGCCTCCATCTATTGGGTATATAATGCCATCAGCGCGGTAAATAACCCCGTGGTATCGGCGGTGGTATCGCTTATTCCATTTGGACTGGGTGCATTGTTAATGACTTTTGCTTTTTGGCTATATTATCGTTTGCAAAAACTGGTGAATAAAAAGATCGCATATGCCGGCTTGATCTCGTTTTACGTAGCGATGGAATACCTTCACCAGAGTTGGGACTTGTCCTTCCCCTGGATGACCTTGGGAAATGGCCTCGCCGGCATGCACCAACTGGCACAATGGTATGAGTATACCGGTGTTTATGGAGGTTCTGTATGGATATTGCTCAGTAACATCCTGGCTTTTGAAGCTTACAAATACTACAAGTCTGATGCAAAAGGCTATATAAAATGGAGACCATCCTTAATGTGGGCTTTATTTATAGTGTTGCCTGCAGCCTTATCCATCACAAAATATAGTCAGTATAAAGAAAAAACAATTCCGGTAAATGTGGTAACGGTACAACCCAACATTGATCCCTACCAAAAATTCGGAAGCCTTTCGGCAGCTGATCAGTTAAACACGCTGACCCGCCTCTCGGATTCTGTTGCACAGCCCAACACCGAATATTTCATCTGGCCGGAAACGGCTATTCCTAATTATGCAGATGAAGACCGGATTCGTAACAATTCCGAATTTAATATCGTACAGCAGTTTTTATCGAAATATAAAAATGGCACCGTAATTACCGGGATCGAAAGCGTAAAGTGGTACAACGACAAACAAACTGTGTCGGCAAAAAAATACGAAGATGGTAGGTTTTACGACAGTTTTAACAGTGCCATGCAGGTTGAAAATTCGTCAAATGTACAGTTCTATCATAAATCGAAACTGGTACCCGGCGTGGAAAAAATGCCCTTCCCTGCTCTTTTTTCTATCCTTGGGCCTATTTTTGAAGGCTTTGGGGGCAGCAGCGGTGGCTGGGGTTGGCAAGACAAGCCCGGTGTATTTTATGCCTATAGCGGCGTGGGCGTAGCACCGGTAATATGTTATGAATCTTTATGGGGAGAATGGATTGGTGAAGCCGTTAAAAATGGCGCACAGTTTATCGCCATCATCACCAATGATGGATGGTGGGGCAATACCTCAGGCAAAGACCAACACCTGTTGTATGCCAGGCTAAGAGCCATAGAAACCCGTCGCTATGTAGTCCGTTCGGCCAATACCGGCATCTCCTGCTTCATTAATCAAAAAGGGGATGTAATTAAACAGGCCGGGTGGTGGACAAGAACTGCTTTAAAAGCCGACATCAACCTGAACGACGAGCTCACTTTATATGTTAAAACAGGCGATATCCTGGCCAAGCTTTTATCTGCCTGCGCAGTATTGTTGGCCTTGATCATCCCCTACAAAAAATGGTTTAAAAAAGCAGCTTAA
- the rsmI gene encoding 16S rRNA (cytidine(1402)-2'-O)-methyltransferase, whose protein sequence is MGKLFLVPTPIGNLEDMTFRAIRILKEADIILAEDTRTSAPLLKHFGIDKKAYSHHQHNEHQATAEIIRFLKEDKNVALISDAGTPAISDPGFFLVRETLKHELEVECLPGATAFVPALVNSGLPCDAFVFEGFLPVKKGRQTRLKKLAAEERTMVFYESPHRLLKTLEEFAQYMGQERQASVSRELTKLYEETVRGTLLEIKSHFENNILKGEFVICIAGAEEQVKKKNKYKED, encoded by the coding sequence ATGGGCAAACTATTTCTCGTCCCCACACCTATAGGTAACCTGGAAGACATGACTTTCAGGGCCATAAGGATTTTGAAAGAGGCCGATATAATTTTGGCTGAGGATACACGCACCAGCGCCCCTTTATTGAAGCACTTTGGAATCGACAAAAAAGCATATTCACACCATCAGCATAACGAACACCAGGCTACTGCAGAAATTATCCGCTTTTTAAAAGAAGATAAAAACGTGGCCCTAATATCGGATGCAGGAACACCCGCCATATCAGATCCAGGCTTTTTCCTGGTAAGAGAAACCTTAAAACACGAGCTGGAGGTAGAGTGTTTACCTGGGGCAACCGCCTTCGTTCCGGCACTGGTTAATTCTGGCCTGCCTTGCGATGCCTTTGTTTTTGAAGGCTTTCTGCCGGTAAAAAAAGGCCGGCAAACCCGGCTAAAAAAGCTGGCAGCAGAAGAACGGACCATGGTGTTTTATGAAAGTCCACATCGCCTGCTGAAAACTCTGGAAGAATTTGCGCAATATATGGGACAGGAAAGACAAGCTTCGGTAAGCAGGGAGCTCACTAAACTGTACGAAGAAACAGTGAGAGGCACACTCTTAGAAATTAAATCACATTTTGAAAACAATATATTAAAGGGCGAATTTGTAATTTGTATCGCCGGCGCAGAAGAACAGGTAAAGAAGAAAAATAAATACAAAGAGGATTAA
- a CDS encoding PH domain-containing protein has product MILIDRFLSDEQDPKAVEKVLGKLNDMLSNNEELIYMAVQKKPAVNLLPDCIAVSNKRIFYCEPGNFGITMNFKDISWKSVKEVSFKEEIFGSKFICVPLHGENIITEYIPKVQARKLYQAAYEQLENFKEQQRKAELEDRRSSTSPVTVNAVTPEPPEEPVALFSQPPVPPPAVHVEEPEDETTLKLRKLKSLYDKHLITQEEYEAKKADILDSL; this is encoded by the coding sequence ATGATTTTAATAGATAGATTTTTAAGTGACGAACAAGATCCTAAAGCCGTTGAAAAGGTATTGGGCAAACTAAATGATATGTTGAGCAACAATGAGGAACTGATTTACATGGCCGTACAAAAGAAACCTGCCGTAAACCTGCTTCCCGACTGTATCGCTGTAAGTAACAAACGTATTTTTTATTGCGAGCCCGGTAACTTCGGCATCACCATGAACTTTAAGGACATCTCCTGGAAAAGTGTTAAGGAGGTTTCTTTTAAAGAGGAAATATTTGGCTCTAAATTTATTTGCGTTCCTTTGCATGGCGAAAATATCATTACTGAATATATCCCTAAGGTACAAGCGCGCAAATTATACCAGGCGGCTTACGAGCAACTGGAAAACTTTAAAGAGCAGCAAAGAAAAGCTGAACTGGAAGACAGACGTTCTTCTACTTCGCCGGTAACCGTAAATGCAGTAACACCCGAACCTCCTGAAGAACCGGTGGCCTTATTTTCGCAACCTCCCGTTCCCCCTCCGGCAGTCCATGTAGAAGAGCCTGAAGATGAAACAACCTTAAAGCTTAGAAAACTAAAAAGTTTGTACGACAAGCACCTGATTACCCAGGAAGAATACGAAGCAAAAAAGGCTGATATTTTAGACAGCTTATAA